The Streptomyces sp. NBC_01268 genome segment TCGGCGAGGATCTCCGCGGCCTTCGCCTCCGCGTCCTCCTGGCCGTGCCGGGCGGCCTCCTTGGTCTCGGCGAGGCCGCGCCGCGCCTCGTCCAGCTTGCCGTCCGCGTAGGCGACGAGCTCCTCGTGCCGGGCGTCGAGCTCGGCCACCCGCCGGGCCGCCGCGTGGTCGGCCTCCTCGCGGAGCGCCTGGTGTTCCTCGCGCTGGGCCGCGCGGACCGCCTCGGCCTCGCGCCGGGTCTCGTCGAACGCGGTCCTCGCCTCGGCGCGGGTCTTCTCCGCGTCGCGCTGCGCCGAGGTCCGCAGCGCGTCGGCCTGCAGGCCGGTCTCCTTGCCGGTCGCCCGGGCCGCCGCGTCGGCCGCCGCGCGGACGCCCTCCGCGTACGCCCTCGCCGCCTCGGCGGCCTCGCCGGCGGCCGCCTCCGCCGCTTCGGCGAGCGCCTGCGCCTCGGCCTCCGCGTCCCGTACCAGGGTCTCGTCCTCGGCCTCGGCGAGCTCCAGGATGCGGCGGGCCCGCTCGCTCAGGGAGTCGTAGCGCTGCGGGGCGAGGGTGGCGACGGCCTCGCGGAGCCGCACGGCCTCCGCCTCCATCTCCTTGGCGAGGACGGTCAGGCGCGCCGCGCGCTCCCACGCGCCGTCGCGCTCCTCGGAGAGTGCGGCCAGGTAGCGGTCGACCTGCTCCGGGCGGTAACCGCGCCCCCGTCCGACGGCGAAATTCATGCCTGACGCCCCTTCGTCTCCCTTATGTCCAACAAACAACAAGGATGCGGCATCAGATCGGACAAAAGGCGCCCGACGTGAGCACACGTCGAGCGCCTTTCGTCACATCCCGCTCATGCGCGGACCGGGTCGGGCTACAACAGGCCGTCCCACATCTGCTCCAGGAGCACGGACCACCAGTTCTCCGGCGACGACAGCGCCGCCGGGTCCAGCATCGCCAGCTGCGCCTGGAAATCGGTCGTCCACCGGCCCGCCTGCTCCGGGTTGAGCCCGAACCGCAGCCGCCACATGCGCCCGAGCAGCGCCAGACACCGGACGAACTCCGGCAGCCCCGTGTTCACGAACTGCGGCGGCACCGACTGCCCGCCCGGACCCGCCTCCACCGGCACGGCGACGATGTGCGCCGTCCC includes the following:
- a CDS encoding cellulose-binding protein, whose translation is MNFAVGRGRGYRPEQVDRYLAALSEERDGAWERAARLTVLAKEMEAEAVRLREAVATLAPQRYDSLSERARRILELAEAEDETLVRDAEAEAQALAEAAEAAAGEAAEAARAYAEGVRAAADAAARATGKETGLQADALRTSAQRDAEKTRAEARTAFDETRREAEAVRAAQREEHQALREEADHAAARRVAELDARHEELVAYADGKLDEARRGLAETKEAARHGQEDAEAKAAEILAEARLRQERIERETDRVRREHDEAREEIHSHMEHIRSSLSALTGRVEPPRADGKPEAEGQGGD